The Vigna unguiculata cultivar IT97K-499-35 chromosome 1, ASM411807v1, whole genome shotgun sequence nucleotide sequence acttggcggtctcgatatgcacattgtttacttatttggtcgagtttggctaggtatgGTACACCGAATCTaacaaggtaagggaagctagggtttcacgttatttctattttatgtgattAGTGTGTTGTGGAATATGATACAAGATTGGGGAAAACGTTAAATTTTGGTGTATTTCCAAGTTAGGGGTCAAATATtgtgatatttgacgttattttTCGTATTCTGGAAGCGTCGAGTGGTCGAGTGGTCGTTGGGTGAGTGTGTATTTTTTtgatatgcgcagttttagtaaaattgatttTCCCAACTCATTAACAGTTCAAATTTGAacatttggttcataacatgctattttgtgGTTTGATCTGTTGGATTGTCGATTAGATGTCTGTaacttgagaaatgtgtcacgcattactgcaatgattttggttttgtgataataaattttcttaaaaattttggtgtaagaattatggttgtgtgttgtgcttgattgtatggaattgcaagTACTTAAATGTTGacactcatttatttgggatgaatattattttgtgatatatatatgtcatggtttgcatttataaagtatgagattaaatgaaatcttgttatgttgagtatgaaatggaaaacatgacttgTTTGGTTGGTGGATTAACATGAGACTTGAATGATTGAGATGGCATGTAaaaattgttggtaaaagagtttcaagggaaactcttggtgatggtggttagtgtatatcttgatataggagatgtctagataataATCTTTCACGCTCATGTAGAGCAGAatgatttatgtggtgagagtggtaagaggtcctagtcttggcTCATATTGGGCcaagacattagaggattaacccTGTGTGATTGAGTGATAACCCCTTACGTCTAGAATTTGCAGAGTTTAGAAGTCAGCACAggcgcatacttcctttagaattatatattatatatcaagAGTAGTCATAGAGTCTTGAAATTGTATGCGTTCACATGATTTGGGTGCCTGGGTGCCTAttgtgttaaattttaaattctttgagcaatcttttataaaacaatagtaCTCTTGTGTTCTGTTTTTTAATTGGCATCATGGTGTACCTAAATTTTCTCCCCAGTATGTTTTTGGAGAACTGTATTAGTTGTATTAGTGGATCCTCCATGCTTTATGTCTGATGCTCTATTAGTTTAGTTGTTACGCGTGGGTTTCTAATCCACCTTGACCACGACTTCCTTTAcaaattttctaatttctatgaaattttttataaatttaaattggattatgtataaactaatttataaaaacatcttacataatttatttaatttttaatttacatataaattatttttaattaacggagaagtttattttcatttcatattttctacCCTACAAATCTATAAGGACAAATTCTTCctcatatacatttttttttctttaatattggAAAAGATGAGATAGAATTTGTTTTCACTCATTACCTTGGCCCCAATAgtgaaaagtttgaatttatttcgaagagataatttttttttatcatcgtATTGTTTGGTACcaacttttttttcattgttgcttattattgaatgaaaaaaaaaattatttgtaatttttttttgtgtgaaaagAATATACAAGAATGAGGTTTTacttatacaaaataaatttatacaaaaattgccaattaaatatataaatcatagaaaaatagttttttgttcattaaaaaaaaagtggtttaagaaatgaaaagtaaagtgtttaatattaaaagcaATTAAATAACACGTAGTTAGTCTATAAAAAGTGCCACCATAAGAACTGCtattaccaaaataaaaattaagtcaatattaacataaaaatgcaaataataataacaataaggaaaatattaaattacattCGTCATTCTCCAATAATCTCCTATGTGTTATTAACGAAAaaaacatagataatttgttttattctcttataatctcCAGTTCACAATTTTAGTCAACAAATTTAATTccctaatttataaaattatacaactTTGATATAGATTCATCAGTTGATTTTggcatgaaaagaaaaaaaaatggagatgaGAATCGATTCCCtaatctccaatatattttagACTACCTTATCACTTAAGAATCTGGCTTATTCACTTTATAATCTAAACAATATTTTACAAGTATAACTACTTCTACAcgagataattaatttttttatccaagtATCTTGATTTgtgtgaaattattatttttagtactTTCTTTGATATCTATACAAGACTCCAATAATGTTATCCAGCATGTTCTGTGAAAATAAATCCAAAgtgtattttatattaatgattttttttacataaatagttttaattaaagCAATTTCTCTTAGTTCAATATACAATTGGTGAAACacattacttatttatatacGAGTTTCGTTAATGTTAGagaaaattttatatgtatatacgcaagacatatttaatattataaactaaacaaaccaaatttttttaatctgatGAGTtagttgattaatttaaaaagattacTAAAGAGtatcaaatttatatttgaacTTTATAAACGAAAAATTGATGTGaacatatatattcaaatcGTGATAAATATTAGTCAGATTCATTCTTCTTACATTTCTTGTGAACTAACTACTGTTTATTatataaggacttgtttgtacGATAATGGTTATTCCACTATGTGTATGGTTTGATTGTGTCAAAATATACAGTTCACAAGTTTATGATAATCTTCTTATGACATAATTTACTTTATCGACACTGAATCATAGCCCACAACGACAAGTAAAAGTGAATGATCAAGTTATTCTAATATAACATTTCCTTACTTTAcaagtaaaatgtcaaaaacaaaaaacacacgTATATCAGGTGCATCTAGTAATACTTACTACAAAAGTTGCAGTTCCTCTGTCAGTGGTATCACCACTACTTGGTACGAAAGTTGAGTGTTCAAATCCACCAGTTTTTGCTTCACACTAGCACAACACAAATGGACACAAACATCAACATGCCTATGGCTCAAAAAATCATCATGGAAACGAAGTCTGTTATACCCAAACCTTAATTCCAACCAAGATATATTACACAATGTTACGACACAAACCTGTGTTGACATCTGGTTTGTCGGTGTTTTGTGCATCTTGTGAGTTCACATGTGGCATCGGATCCTTTAAGTTACAGGCTGAAACCGAACCAACATTTTCCGTAAGTGCTGATGTTCCAGAGGCATTTGGTCCTAAAGTTGATGCTTTCATAAAGGATTCTCCTGGAAATGAAAATATGGGAGCATGTGGCATTTGCATTGGCATTGGCATCCCAAACACTTGAGCATTTGGCATCCCATGTAAAGCAGTGGAAGCAGGTGCATGTGCTGTGGGAAGTTTTGTTCCTTGCATTTGGGGCACATGAAGCATTGGAAATCCAGAACACTCATCATTACCATTCACCATGCCCATGCCACAACCCACTCCTAACCTCATTTGCATGCCAACACCTACAGGAGAAAATGGACCCATATGTGGTGCGTGCATCTGTTGTATTCCCGGAGGTAACATCATACCAGGCATGTAAAAACCGCTTCCCATTGACATTATCTATGTAAAAACATACCAAACGTTATCTATGTAAGATCCTACACCGTTTcatcaattaaaattcaaagGATTCATGGAAAAGAAGGGTACTTGAAGTTGGAGTTGAAGTGTTTTCAGATACTCTATCGCCTCATCCAACATCGAAGCTTTATCCGCCTAATACATGATAAACAAGAAATCGAGTATACAAATAGAACTTAACTTTGTGAtgtttaaaacaaattattaaatggTTTTCTATGAGTGAAAAGGCTTAATTACTTCAAGATGTGCCAAAGACAAAGCCACTATTTTACGACAAAATGACCCTGTTGAAATTCTTGTGGAAATATCTACATGCAGAAGATATATGTCTCAAAATAGTGGCTTTGTCTTAAAATTTGCTTTCAaggttttactttttaatagCTCTTCAAGAAGCTCCGATGCTTTGATAATAACATTGTCCATTGACACACCCAATTAAAGCTTAAATCATATAGTGTGAAAAAACTTTCCTATGCGTACcaagaaaaaatgagaaagttaagTTCAACCTTATTGCAATTTGGGATTAGTTCTTGTAATGCACGCATCTTCTCATTGATCCTGTCTCTTCTTCTCTGCATAAACAAACACCAAAGTTTTATTATCATATACATCAGaaacaatataattaacaaAGACTTAATAAGGAACATtggtaaaaaatttaattaactcaACACAAACAGTAGATAGTCTTGCACACCCTTTCAGAGAGATTATGCACTTCAGCTGAACGGTGTCTCTTGGCTCCAATTCTCGGTGCAGGAACCTCCTTTTCTACACCAACTGATTCTTCCTCAACATCCTTAAATTGAAAAAACGTTAATATAGTGGAACAccataaaacaaataagaaagcAATACTAACATAACAGACAGCGTAATTCTAAGAAACTAACTTCACTTTGGCTCTCAAAGTCGTCGGTGTCTGTGCTTTTTGTCTTCAAAATTTGATTTGGATCCTTCAAACCCCTCTCTGCGCCATTGCCAGAGCAAACAGAGGAGGATACTACAGCTGGCTCTGCATTTTTTTCAACAGCTTCCTTTCCTTTGTTCACACTTTCTCCAACGACTACATTTGAAGTGTCATCAACCCTGCACACATCTTTGCAAGAAGGATCACACTTTGTAGAAACACCACCATCCTGCTCAAGATGTTTTGGCTCCGTAACGTGATGATGACTTTGTGTGACTGTTTTTTTTGGACACTCTCCGAATAATTCAACTTTTGTTGATTCAGAAGGATTAGCTGCAACAGTTGCAGCAGCACCTTTTATCTTTATTCCCACACTTCTTGATCTTGATGCCAAACCAATGTTCTCAAGGTTAGCTTTGACAATAGCAGCAGGCTTTGCAAAGAGGGAAAAATTCATCATGGTGGAACTACTGCTACACGCAACTGGACCTTGCTTCTCCATCTTTAAGCTAGAAAAACCACTTGAGGGAGATGGAacattatttgtattattttcagCTATATCTATTATCTTGGATCTAACAGATGCAAATGGGGTGTTTTTATGAGTGTCCCTAAATACCTTACTACAACTATTTCTTCTGTCTAACAAAGAAAATCCATTTGATGCTGATGGCTCATTCATGGTGACCCCAGATAGTTCATTGAAAAAATCAGAACTATATCCATGTTGCAAAGAGTCATCTATTCCATAATTCAACCAAGGCATCAccatgtcttcttcttcttcttcactgaAATACACTTCACCCGAAGGGACCACCCTTTTGATTTCATTCAATTCAGCTCCTAAACTGCCAAACTTCCCCATCCTTGTGATGGTAGCATTATTATCATTAGCATATCCTCCTAGAGGAGTGTGAGATGGCGAGCAATGAGATGGCAAAGTTTTACAATTTGGAGTCTTTCGAGCTTTACAGGATTGACCTTGCACTGAAATCTGGCCCTTTTCCCAAACGAGCTCAAACAAATCATTGTTGGGTCTGCCACAGAGGTAGGGTTAAAACAAATGAGGAAGCAAGTCTCAGAAACACAACAAAGATCAAATGAAATGGGATTAACAAAAACATGATATTGAACTTACGCAGAAGATTGATCCGCTGCATAAGTGTTGTTGTTCATCTCTTTTGGGATCAAGTCTCCCTTAATTCACACGGTAAAACTCATGCAGAGGCATGATGAACTAAGGTAAAGAAACACTCTTATAATAAACTTAGCGATTATTGTTGTTGCATCCGACAAAAACACAATGTTAACTGCGAAGTGCGAACCACCTTTCACAGGCCACACACGGAATCCTGACGCTAGCCCCACCACGCTGTTTGATTTGAATATAGAAGAGGAAAGATAAGAAAGTAacagtaataaataattatttgcgGATCTTTCTTTTGCTCCATATTAGGAAAGGAAAGTACTGCGACAtggataaataaattaatgacaTAGAAAATGGGGTCAAACCAATTCTTAAATAACCATATACCATAAATAAATTATCCTTGCCAAGTCAAGAATGAACTCAACAAGACTTCAAAATAATTCGGTCTTATAGTTGTCTAATCAGCTTTCAGTTCAGATATAGCACAAGCTATAATACTATTTTCTATGGATAAGATTACCGTCGCACTAATTCAATGTTGAGAGTGAAATAAAGGAAAACCGTGACAAATAACCAGGGAGTAAAACCCTTAAGAGAgtatcttaaaaagaaacaaaatttcttCACCCACAAAATTTGCTTAATGCAATAAATAGCGTTTGagttatgatgatgatgatgcattAACAGTTCCACCTTGGCAGTTAATAGAAGTCTTAAGAGACCACCGTGTCACAGCTCGAACTTAACTTAAGAGAAACCTCAAAGTTTCAGAATAGGAAGGAACCCAGAAGAACGCGTCGTGAGGAAGTTGCAGATAAAAGCATTTAGACCCGAAGACACATGTCACATAACATGTCACATGTACCAGCAGACAGAGAAAAAGGAATAGATTCAGGAGTTTTCTGTCCGGGATGTGATATGTATTACTctcttcaaaatttatattaccaTCTAATAACtacttttactaattttttattttatagtttaattttaattttagtttaatattttattgagattttaaatggatatggaaaaaaaattctttttttttcctttattttttaactatggGATTCCAGTTGTTAAGGTTGTGTGGGACCCTTAATTTTGCGTAATCAATCTCAAACAAAATCCAACGGTTACCTTCAAGTAACTCTCATGACTGACTCACTCAGATCACACGGCTAACCTGGTTGCCACAAGGCCGTATGCAATTGATGATCACTAAGCAAGAAACATATGACCATGtgaatagttattattattattattattattattattattattattattattattattattattattattgtagtatgtattatgattttttgtatttgattagtaaaatttacattttcaataaaaataatattaaggaaataatataaattataatttttttaaaagataaaaatattattatattgtggAACTGTTAAAGTgtgtg carries:
- the LOC114168622 gene encoding transcription factor PIF3-like, with product MNNNTYAADQSSAPNNDLFELVWEKGQISVQGQSCKARKTPNCKTLPSHCSPSHTPLGGYANDNNATITRMGKFGSLGAELNEIKRVVPSGEVYFSEEEEEDMVMPWLNYGIDDSLQHGYSSDFFNELSGVTMNEPSASNGFSLLDRRNSCSKVFRDTHKNTPFASVRSKIIDIAENNTNNVPSPSSGFSSLKMEKQGPVACSSSSTMMNFSLFAKPAAIVKANLENIGLASRSRSVGIKIKGAAATVAANPSESTKVELFGECPKKTVTQSHHHVTEPKHLEQDGGVSTKCDPSCKDVCRVDDTSNVVVGESVNKGKEAVEKNAEPAVVSSSVCSGNGAERGLKDPNQILKTKSTDTDDFESQSEDVEEESVGVEKEVPAPRIGAKRHRSAEVHNLSERRRRDRINEKMRALQELIPNCNKADKASMLDEAIEYLKTLQLQLQIMSMGSGFYMPGMMLPPGIQQMHAPHMGPFSPVGVGMQMRLGVGCGMGMVNGNDECSGFPMLHVPQMQGTKLPTAHAPASTALHGMPNAQVFGMPMPMQMPHAPIFSFPGESFMKASTLGPNASGTSALTENVGSVSACNLKDPMPHVNSQDAQNTDKPDVNTGLCRNIV